The Takifugu flavidus isolate HTHZ2018 chromosome 16, ASM371156v2, whole genome shotgun sequence genome contains the following window.
GTGGAAATTGCGCGAGGGGTGAAACAGTGCTATAAATGCCTCTGTGTTTTTGCCAGTGGAATTGGATGTCCTGGCTAGTTAGAGCATGAGTTtgttaatgctgctgttttttaACAAGTTGCCGCTTTCTCATTTCTCGCACTTCAGACTATGCACGACTTTGAATACCTCAAACTCCTGGGAAAAGGCACTTTTGGCAAAGTTATCCTGGTTAAGGAGAAGGCAACGGGACACTACTATGCCATGAAGATCCTAAAGAAGGAGGTGATCGTAGCAAAAGTGAGTGAACGGTCAAGATACTGGAAGAGGGTAATAGACACCTTAATGATTGGCTATTGTATACAGACACTTTTTGTTTGGCTTGTTTTCAGGATGAAGtggctcacacactcacagagaacAGAGTCCTCCAGAACTCAAAGCATCCATTCTTGACGGCAAGGAGCTCTTTCATTGTACATCTATCTAAACCGGTCCTTAGTCCAGTAATTTGGAGGTCTTCAGGAGCCTCCAGTTATCAAGAACGTTTCCAAGAGCTGTTTTCATAGAAGAGCCTGGTTAAACATCAGTACTCTTTATCAGGGAGTGCATTTTCTGTCACCCTGTGGGTGAAGTCACGCAAAATAATCCAGGAACTTGTACTATTGTTATATTACCTTTTAATAAAACGCTAATGTTGCTTCATGTGAACTTTTGCAGCATCGTGTTATCAGAAATTTAAAGGTCAGCTTCCTGTAGAGTTTACCATAAATATAACAAAGTTCTGCTTTggcccttctctctctctaggGACTGAAATACTCTTTCCAGACACATGACCGCTTGTGTTTTGTCATGGAATATGCAAACGGTGGAGAGGTAAACCACTGCCGTTAAATCAGACTTATCACAAGCTTAAAACCTTTTAGAGTCTACGTGCACTTGATGTTCTAATCAtttcttcctgcttcctctcagcTTTTTTTCCATCTGTCAAGGGACCGGGTGTTCTCAGAGGAGCGGGCGAGGTTCTACGGCGCAGAGATCGTGTCGGCTCTGGACTACCTGCATGCTGAAAGGAATGTGGTGTATCGTGATCTGAAGGTAAGCTGGCAGAAGCGTCCTCGGATAGCTTTCATCTTTTCCTtactctctgtcctccctccctcttcagTTCTACACAGGCAGGCTATAAATAGGGTTTGCTTCCATCTACAGAAGTTGCAGCAGTGAAGGCTTTATTGATCTGGCTCCCACAGATCAGTCTCTAGGCCACAGTTCAGCTGAACGGAGGCTGGGTTCATGCACCTACTGCAGGTTGACAGAAATAACCACCAGTCTACCACGCTCTGTTGTTGTATGTCAGCTGAGTTATCAGAGGCTGCGGTATAAGCTGGCACGACTTGCgcactgagggggaaaaaaggcaataATCTTAGAGTAAACTGAGATGCAGTGGTCTGCAGATTGGCTCAGAGGTGGATGCTGCAGACATTTTGGACCGAGGCTGTGTTGCCGTGTGCATCTGTAGCCATAAAACCACTGATAAAGCCAGTCAGGTTTAGCACAGCATTCCCCGTCTCTCCGCCCCCTCTCGTTTCTCCCTGGAGTTTATACGGCAGGCTTCCAGTCTGCTAGGGTTCTCCTGAAAATGCCAGGGTAGCAGGACTGGAGGATGTGCTGACTCTGGGCAGCTAGTGTTGACCAcgtgtgagctgctgctgccaggtgACTTtaacagggaggggggaggacactTTAATATTAAAAGGCCATGCAACTTCAGCCGTCTCTAACATTTGATGACCCCAAACGTATGAAAGATCACGCCATCGGTCAATTTTATCAAAGTTTTAGGAAGTATTGGTGTTTAACTCGAGTTTTAGTTTGGACTGAGGATTTCAGAAATCTGATGTGctctatttatatttttctccttaaaatgaaagatgGTAACGTCACATTtcacaaaaggaaaatgaatTTAGTGAAATATGGCTTTCGCTCAGACTCGCAGGAAACTACAACTACTGATCAAATTAGCATAATTGTCACATTTCAGAGTCACATGGTTCAATCATAACTTCACACATTCTTGGAGGATCTGAAACCATAATtcactgatttttaaaaagcagcctCATTGAAACCAATTCATTTactgttttctgtcattttgtaTTTATTGAACATCCCTTCTTACTTTAAACATAGTAAAACATCTGCTTtactttcttcctctctttcagctGGAAAACCTCATGCTGGACAAAGATGGGCACATCAAGATCACAGATTTTGGCTTGTGTAAGGAAGGGATCAAAGATGGAGCCACCATGAAGACATTCTGCGGGACACCTGAGTATTTAGCCCCTGAGGTAACATTTACAAGGTTTATTTGAACAGTTGATGCCAACACTTCTTTATAACCAACTGGTTTTAAGATTAATTCTTACAGATTAGTgacaaattaaaagaaaagtaaaacttTGAGGGTCAGACGTCCACTGATGCCCagtttttccttattttcttttaaagataATTGACCCGGCTTGAGTGTTATCTAATAAGAAAGAGCAATTTGAGATATTTTCAATTAGGTCTAAAAACAACTTGCGGGTGCCAAAAATGCGTGCAAATCCTCTTACATGCGACAGCGGTGGATTCCAAGCAAAAATGCAGCGTGTGTTGTTGGACATCAGCAGATGAGAAGCATGTGGAGGAAAGGGCAGCTGTCCCAAAATGCCTTTCTAATCTCCAGCTGAAGTCTGCGAGTTAATGAATGCGCCGTGTGCCCTGGGCAGTCTGCAGAGGGGTGTGGCTACTCCCCATTGCGTGCAGGTATGACATGTGTTGGCGTAGGCTTGGTAACCTGATACCGCATTGTGCGTGTTGGCAACGAGTCGAGTGTTTGCCCCTCGCCTGttgctgtaaaaatgttttccgGGAGAAGGGTGTCCGTGTTGACACAGTTGCCGTATCGTTGTTTTTAGCTTCCATTTGGAATTTGCTAGCCAGGGGAGGAAAACGGGTGATTGGCTGGCAGAGACCCAAGAAACATGACCTTCTGCCACTGAGGAAAATGACCCCATTGGCTACAGCTGTTATGTGGCACCAGGGGCGCTACAACCCCTTTGCCTCAGTCATCCTGCCTCCCCCTGGCATAGCTGGAAACGTCATGAGCTCACCTAACCTCGGTGCTGTTTTCAGTCGCCCAGCTCAGCCCTGCCGCTGCCAAGGGCCGCTTGCATCTGGGGCTGGGTAAAAAGCAGAAATCCTTTACAGCCATAAACTGCTATCAAATATTCCATTTCCCCACCTGTCTGTCCTAAACTTAGTGCGCTGAACTTTGTCCAGCGTCTATGATAGATCCAGcctcagcagcacagagcagggagACATCAGGGGgcgttgccgtggcaacaggGTCACTGGCAAGCGTCTCTATGGAGTGCGGGCCAGGCAGTGTTACAGGTTGTTCTGCAGTAAACAATGACCTTGTTGTGTGTGCTGCACAGGAATGCTGTAACGTCTGGGAATATTCCACCCAGAGCaaaggaggagtggggggggtggcCAGTTTCTCTATGAGTTAAGGAGTGGGACCATTTTACGTTCATCACTTGAAAGAAGAAAACCCTTATTGGCAAACACAATGGCCGGAAAACACTGATCAGAATTCACAAGCTTTGAAGATAAACGCCTGCAAGAATCTGAGAGTAAAGGAAGCAAAAGGAAATTTAGAGCAGCAGCAAGCATTTGGGTTTTAGCTGCTCCCTTTTCTGCTCCCCATAACTTGGCTCCTTTGGGTGCAGGGTAACAGTATTAGATTGGGGATAAGGCCCAAGCAGGCAGCCGAGCAGCCCTGGTTACGTATATGAGGGATGAGCTTGGCTCCTGCGCTCCTGGCAGCTTCACAGCTGTGGTGCTCTTCTACATATATGGGGCAGCTGCAGGCCCAGCTGTCGCACGGTGTGAATCACACGACAGCAGCGCTGGAAATAGAGACGGTCCAGTAATCCAAGCCCCGCACCGGCTTCACGTTACTCCCCTTGCCCTCCCAAACCCTCTCCTCGATGATCACcactcacagcagcaccaggcgGAATGCCCACAGACACACGTGGCTACGTGCACGTGGTTTTGTTCCTTTTATggacacatccatccatctgttttcCAGGACCCTCTCTGTGCACTTGCCTAGGTAATCTAATCAAGCTAATGTTATAAATCTATCCGCGCTCTTATATCTAAGTTTATGTTCTTGGGCGCCGGTTGCTTTAAACCGCACTGCTTGAGGTACGCCTGAGAAAACAGGCTGCTTCTCATTGTCTCGGTTTCACCTTCATTATCCACTAGGCGAGGTAAAATCCAGTACACGTCCTCAGAGACACTGAGAAAATTTGGCAGCACATTAGTCATGCAACAAGTTGCTCTGTTCTCTCTCATCCACTTTGAAGTAATGGCTAAATTCTGTCTTCCCTTTAACTAGCAGTTATCGATTTGAGTGCTTTGTTTGAATGATTGGTCCTGTGTTTGCTGCAACATATTTGCCTATTTAAACAAGCCTCACCTccacttgtttgtgtgtttgtgtatgggTGGAGGGCCCCGCGGTGATTAAATATTCAGAACTCCAGAGAAATACTATCCTCCTTCCTAATGTGAGATGTGACTCAGCGTTGGCTGGGTCTGCCTCCGAAAGACGCGGCGGGAGGTGATTTTAGCGGCGCTGGGGATGAGATGATGGTTTATGTTTTCAGCCTGAAAAGCTGCTCTATTAGCAGCCCTATGAGGTCCATTCACTACCTGATTGATCAAACTTAAAAAGCTTAACTTGTTTTTAGATTATtacatttctgtgttttgcaAGATTCTGAAAAACACCAATGGGAAAAGCTAATGTGCTTCCAGGAAACAGCAATAACGGTGTTAATATTTTcgcctgttttttttatgatcaaGGTGCTGGAAGACAATGACTATGGCCGTGCGGTGGACTGGTGGGGTCTGGGCGTGGTGATGTACGAGATGATGTGTGGAAGACTGCCGTTTTACAACCAGGATCACGAGAAGCTGTTTGAGCTAATCCTCATGGAAGACATCCGCTTCCCCCGCACACTGGGGCCCGAGGCCCGCTCGCTCCTCTCCGGCCTTCTTAAGAAAGACCCAATGCAGAGGTGAGGAGCCTGTTGATGCTTTCTCTTCACCGCTGAATCTAAACTTATCCCCTTTTGTCGACTTAATGAATGTGGAAGCTAAACCTTTTGGAGGTGACATGAgagttctgttttgtttgtgtctACTAGGTTAGGAGGGGGGCCCGACGATGCCAAGGAGATCATGCAGCACAAGTTCTTTGCAGGAATTGAATGGAAAGATGTTTATGAGAAGAAGGTTGGTTTataaattttctttttcatttaccTTTCCTGTTCCGGTAATAATCCCATATATACTAGATGGTGTGGAAAATACAAATATGGTCTTAAAACTGCTAACATGTATGAATTGTGCACATTAGTTTAGattgttttttacttttttactcCATGTTTGCCTCAACCCCTTGTAAAGATCGAGAGAGGAAAGTTGAGGTAAATGACGGTTCAACACCTTTTGATGATTCTGAGTTTCGACTCAGAGGCATCATTCAACCAGGGGCTCAGGCTGGATGCGTTACTGTATATGATGCCTTCCGGGAAGCCTTGCAGATTGTCATCAGGAGGACAACTGTTGGACAGGACTGATATGTCCCCGTGTGTGCTCTGCTTCAACAGCTGGTCCCACCGTTTAAGCCCCAAGTTACCTCGGAGACGGACACGCGATATTTTGATGAGGAGTTCACAGCACAGACCATCACTATCACACCTCCCGGACAAGGTAGCAACACACGGACGTgcacactttttttcttttcatttccagcGTAATATATTAATGCGGGGACTGCAGCTGTGCGCAGCTGTCTCCATATTAATATATTGTGCCATATTCTGTTTGCGTCATCTCATTGTCGAGATGCAGAAGGTGCAGCAAGTGTTTGTGACTTTATAAGAAACATCAAAACAATTGATTTTGTTATATTAAAGTAGACGATATGGGTGTGCTGCTAGGTcactgtgttgttgctgctgtttgcacATTGGTGCACATGAGCTCCATAACATCACACGCTGatctcccttccttccctcttgTGCTCAGACGATAGTATGGAGTCATTCGACAGCGAGCGGAGACCCCACTTCCCCCAGTTCTCCTACTCCGCCAGTGGGACAGCCTGAGCGGCCCGCTCCACAGGTCCCGCCGTCTCCCCCGCACCCCACCCGACTGCACTCTCAGAAGTCTCCCAGCATCATCTGCAGACGCCGTTGGTGGAATTTGCCATTTAACAATCTGCAAGTTGCGTTTTCCAAGGAGGAAatctgaagaaaaacaaacaactgtgGTCGTTCTGTGAGCCCCCTTTGAAGACTGACCACAGAGCGCGTCAACACTAACCCTGCATTTTCTGGTTATTATCTTGTATTCTGAGCAGGCATCCATACACCATAATGATTGTGGAAAATGCAGATATGTTATGCACAAATGAGGCCACTGATATGAATTTTGAAAGGGGGATGTTTTATAGGTATAGAAACTATATTGGTCAAgaatttcaaaaaaaaaaaacaaaaaaaaaaactgtggaccaaaaaaaaaaaaaacgtgaaCAAAGTTAGTTAGGTGGGTGATAatggtttctctctctttgacttctgaaaacaaaaatcaaatttAGGACATCAGGATATCATTTGAGTCAAAATGAGTGAATGTACCGTctcaaataaagtcattttttcTGCATGCTGACATGcctgattccccccccccccacgtctggGCAGGATCACGTTTCTTCTATACTGATGTCAAACTGACACACGCAAATTGTCAATTG
Protein-coding sequences here:
- the akt1 gene encoding RAC-alpha serine/threonine-protein kinase; the encoded protein is MTNVVIVKEGWLHKRGEYIKTWRPRYFLLKTDGTFIGYKERPQDVDQLETPLNNFSVAQCQLMKTERPKPNTFIIRCLQWTTVIERTFHVDTPEEREEWTKAIQAVAEGLQKQEEEMMDSSPDPMDMEVCLTKIRHKVTMHDFEYLKLLGKGTFGKVILVKEKATGHYYAMKILKKEVIVAKDEVAHTLTENRVLQNSKHPFLTGLKYSFQTHDRLCFVMEYANGGELFFHLSRDRVFSEERARFYGAEIVSALDYLHAERNVVYRDLKLENLMLDKDGHIKITDFGLCKEGIKDGATMKTFCGTPEYLAPEVLEDNDYGRAVDWWGLGVVMYEMMCGRLPFYNQDHEKLFELILMEDIRFPRTLGPEARSLLSGLLKKDPMQRLGGGPDDAKEIMQHKFFAGIEWKDVYEKKLVPPFKPQVTSETDTRYFDEEFTAQTITITPPGQDDSMESFDSERRPHFPQFSYSASGTA